Proteins from a genomic interval of Panthera uncia isolate 11264 chromosome C1 unlocalized genomic scaffold, Puncia_PCG_1.0 HiC_scaffold_4, whole genome shotgun sequence:
- the TARDBP gene encoding TAR DNA-binding protein 43 isoform X1 — MSEYIRVTEDENDEPIEIPSEDDGTVLLSTVTAQFPGACGLRYRNPVSQCMRGVRLVEGILHAPEAGWGNLVYVVNYPKDNKRKMDETDASSAVKVKRAVQKTSDLIVLGLPWKTTEQDLKEYFSTFGEVLMVQVKKDLKTGHSKGFGFVRFTEYETQVKVMSQRHMIDGRWCDCKLPNSKQSPDEPLRSRKVFVGRCTEDMTADELQQFFCQYGEVVDVFIPKPFRAFAFVTFADDQVAQSLCGEDLIIKGISVHISNAEPKHNSNRQLERSGRFGGNPGGFGNQGGFGNSRGGGAGLGNNQGSNMGGGMNFGAFSINPAMMAAAQAALQSSWGMMGMLASQQNQSGPSGNNQSQGNMQREPNQAFGSGNNSYSGSNSGAAIGWGSASNAGSGSGFNGGFGSSMDSKSSGWGM; from the exons ATGTCTGAATATATTCGGGTAACCGAAGATGAGAACGACGAGCCCATTGAAATACCCTCAGAAGACGACGGGACCGTGCTGCTGTCCACGGTGACAGCCCAGTTTCCAGGGGCCTGTGGGCTGCGCTACAGGAATCCAGTGTCTCAGTGTATGAGAGGCGTCCGGTTGGTGGAAGGAATTCTGCACGCCCCCGAAGCCGGCTGGGGAAATCTGGTATATGTTGTCAACTATCCCAAAG ataacaaaagaaaaatggacgAGACGGATGCTTCTTCAGCAGTGAAAGTGAAAAGAGCTGTCCAGAAAACATCTGATTTAATAGTGTTGGGTCTCCCGTGGAAAACGACTGAACAGGatctaaaagaatattttagtaCCTTTGGAGAGGTTCTTATGGTTCAG gtCAAGAAAGATCTTAAAACTGGTCATTCAAAGGGGTTTGGTTTTGTTCGTTTTACGGAATATGAAACCCAGGTGAAAGTAATGTCACAGCGACATATGATAGATGGACGATGGTGTGACTGTAAACTTCCTAATTCTAAG CAAAGCCCAGATGAGCCTTTGAGAAGCAGGAAGGTGTTCGTTGGGCGCTGTACAGAGGACATGACCGCCGATGAGCTGCAGCAGTTTTTTTGCCAGTATGGAGAAGTGGTAGACGTCTTCATTCCCAAACCGTTCAGGGCTTTTGCCTTCGTTACGTTTGCAGACGATCAG GTTGCCCAGTCTCTTTGTGGAGAGGACTTGATCATTAAAGGAATCAGCGTCCATATATCCAATGCTGAACCTAAGCACAATAGCAATAGACAGTTAGAAAGAAGTGGAAGATTTGGTGGTAATCCAGGTGGCTTTGGGAATCAGGGTGGTTTTGGTAACAGTCGAGGGGGTGGAGCTGGTTTGGGAAACAATCAAGGTAGTAatatgggtggggggatgaacTTTGGCGCTTTTAGCATTAATCCGGCAATGATGGCAGCTGCCCAGGCGGCACTGCAGAGCAGCTGGGGCATGATGGGCATGTTAGCCAGTCAGCAGAACCAGTCAGGCCCATCGGGTAATAACCAAAGCCAAGGCAACATGCAGAGGGAGCCAAATCAGGCCTTTGGTTCTGGAAATAACTCCTATAGTGGTTCTAATTCAGGTGCAGCGATCGGTTGGGGATCCGCATCAAATGCAGGGTCAGGCAGCGGTTTTAATGGAGGCTTTGGCTCAAGCATGGATTCTAAATCTTCTGGCTGGGGAATGTAG
- the TARDBP gene encoding TAR DNA-binding protein 43 isoform X2 codes for MSEYIRVTEDENDEPIEIPSEDDGTVLLSTVTAQFPGACGLRYRNPVSQCMRGVRLVEGILHAPEAGWGNLVYVVNYPKDNKRKMDETDASSAVKVKRAVQKTSDLIVLGLPWKTTEQDLKEYFSTFGEVLMVQVKKDLKTGHSKGFGFVRFTEYETQVKVMSQRHMIDGRWCDCKLPNSKQSPDEPLRSRKVFVGRCTEDMTADELQQFFCQYGEVVDVFIPKPFRAFAFVTFADDQVAQSLCGEDLIIKGISVHISNAEPKHNSNRQLERSGRFGGNPGILPSTGSLVQDFVITLHRLRL; via the exons ATGTCTGAATATATTCGGGTAACCGAAGATGAGAACGACGAGCCCATTGAAATACCCTCAGAAGACGACGGGACCGTGCTGCTGTCCACGGTGACAGCCCAGTTTCCAGGGGCCTGTGGGCTGCGCTACAGGAATCCAGTGTCTCAGTGTATGAGAGGCGTCCGGTTGGTGGAAGGAATTCTGCACGCCCCCGAAGCCGGCTGGGGAAATCTGGTATATGTTGTCAACTATCCCAAAG ataacaaaagaaaaatggacgAGACGGATGCTTCTTCAGCAGTGAAAGTGAAAAGAGCTGTCCAGAAAACATCTGATTTAATAGTGTTGGGTCTCCCGTGGAAAACGACTGAACAGGatctaaaagaatattttagtaCCTTTGGAGAGGTTCTTATGGTTCAG gtCAAGAAAGATCTTAAAACTGGTCATTCAAAGGGGTTTGGTTTTGTTCGTTTTACGGAATATGAAACCCAGGTGAAAGTAATGTCACAGCGACATATGATAGATGGACGATGGTGTGACTGTAAACTTCCTAATTCTAAG CAAAGCCCAGATGAGCCTTTGAGAAGCAGGAAGGTGTTCGTTGGGCGCTGTACAGAGGACATGACCGCCGATGAGCTGCAGCAGTTTTTTTGCCAGTATGGAGAAGTGGTAGACGTCTTCATTCCCAAACCGTTCAGGGCTTTTGCCTTCGTTACGTTTGCAGACGATCAG GTTGCCCAGTCTCTTTGTGGAGAGGACTTGATCATTAAAGGAATCAGCGTCCATATATCCAATGCTGAACCTAAGCACAATAGCAATAGACAGTTAGAAAGAAGTGGAAGATTTGGTGGTAATCCAG GAATACTTCCGTCTACAGGCTCTCTCGTCCAAGACTTCGTCATCACGCTGCACAGGCTGCGTCTTTGA
- the TARDBP gene encoding TAR DNA-binding protein 43 isoform X3: MSEYIRVTEDENDEPIEIPSEDDGTVLLSTVTAQFPGACGLRYRNPVSQCMRGVRLVEGILHAPEAGWGNLVYVVNYPKDNKRKMDETDASSAVKVKRAVQKTSDLIVLGLPWKTTEQDLKEYFSTFGEVLMVQVKKDLKTGHSKGFGFVRFTEYETQVKVMSQRHMIDGRWCDCKLPNSKQSPDEPLRSRKVFVGRCTEDMTADELQQFFCQYGEVVDVFIPKPFRAFAFVTFADDQVAQSLCGEDLIIKGISVHISNAEPKHNSNRQLERSGRFGGILPSTGSLVQDFVITLHRLRL, encoded by the exons ATGTCTGAATATATTCGGGTAACCGAAGATGAGAACGACGAGCCCATTGAAATACCCTCAGAAGACGACGGGACCGTGCTGCTGTCCACGGTGACAGCCCAGTTTCCAGGGGCCTGTGGGCTGCGCTACAGGAATCCAGTGTCTCAGTGTATGAGAGGCGTCCGGTTGGTGGAAGGAATTCTGCACGCCCCCGAAGCCGGCTGGGGAAATCTGGTATATGTTGTCAACTATCCCAAAG ataacaaaagaaaaatggacgAGACGGATGCTTCTTCAGCAGTGAAAGTGAAAAGAGCTGTCCAGAAAACATCTGATTTAATAGTGTTGGGTCTCCCGTGGAAAACGACTGAACAGGatctaaaagaatattttagtaCCTTTGGAGAGGTTCTTATGGTTCAG gtCAAGAAAGATCTTAAAACTGGTCATTCAAAGGGGTTTGGTTTTGTTCGTTTTACGGAATATGAAACCCAGGTGAAAGTAATGTCACAGCGACATATGATAGATGGACGATGGTGTGACTGTAAACTTCCTAATTCTAAG CAAAGCCCAGATGAGCCTTTGAGAAGCAGGAAGGTGTTCGTTGGGCGCTGTACAGAGGACATGACCGCCGATGAGCTGCAGCAGTTTTTTTGCCAGTATGGAGAAGTGGTAGACGTCTTCATTCCCAAACCGTTCAGGGCTTTTGCCTTCGTTACGTTTGCAGACGATCAG GTTGCCCAGTCTCTTTGTGGAGAGGACTTGATCATTAAAGGAATCAGCGTCCATATATCCAATGCTGAACCTAAGCACAATAGCAATAGACAGTTAGAAAGAAGTGGAAGATTTGGTG GAATACTTCCGTCTACAGGCTCTCTCGTCCAAGACTTCGTCATCACGCTGCACAGGCTGCGTCTTTGA
- the TARDBP gene encoding TAR DNA-binding protein 43 isoform X5, with product MSEYIRVTEDENDEPIEIPSEDDGTVLLSTVTAQFPGACGLRYRNPVSQCMRGVRLVEGILHAPEAGWGNLVYVVNYPKDNKRKMDETDASSAVKVKRAVQKTSDLIVLGLPWKTTEQDLKEYFSTFGEVLMVQVKKDLKTGHSKGFGFVRFTEYETQVKVMSQRHMIDGRWCDCKLPNSKQSPDEPLRSRKVFVGRCTEDMTADELQQFFCQYGEVVDVFIPKPFRAFAFVTFADDQVAQSLCGEDLIIKGISVHISNAEPKHNSNRQLERSGRFGVHLISNVYGRSTSLIVVL from the exons ATGTCTGAATATATTCGGGTAACCGAAGATGAGAACGACGAGCCCATTGAAATACCCTCAGAAGACGACGGGACCGTGCTGCTGTCCACGGTGACAGCCCAGTTTCCAGGGGCCTGTGGGCTGCGCTACAGGAATCCAGTGTCTCAGTGTATGAGAGGCGTCCGGTTGGTGGAAGGAATTCTGCACGCCCCCGAAGCCGGCTGGGGAAATCTGGTATATGTTGTCAACTATCCCAAAG ataacaaaagaaaaatggacgAGACGGATGCTTCTTCAGCAGTGAAAGTGAAAAGAGCTGTCCAGAAAACATCTGATTTAATAGTGTTGGGTCTCCCGTGGAAAACGACTGAACAGGatctaaaagaatattttagtaCCTTTGGAGAGGTTCTTATGGTTCAG gtCAAGAAAGATCTTAAAACTGGTCATTCAAAGGGGTTTGGTTTTGTTCGTTTTACGGAATATGAAACCCAGGTGAAAGTAATGTCACAGCGACATATGATAGATGGACGATGGTGTGACTGTAAACTTCCTAATTCTAAG CAAAGCCCAGATGAGCCTTTGAGAAGCAGGAAGGTGTTCGTTGGGCGCTGTACAGAGGACATGACCGCCGATGAGCTGCAGCAGTTTTTTTGCCAGTATGGAGAAGTGGTAGACGTCTTCATTCCCAAACCGTTCAGGGCTTTTGCCTTCGTTACGTTTGCAGACGATCAG GTTGCCCAGTCTCTTTGTGGAGAGGACTTGATCATTAAAGGAATCAGCGTCCATATATCCAATGCTGAACCTAAGCACAATAGCAATAGACAGTTAGAAAGAAGTGGAAGATTTGGTG TTCAtctcatttcaaatgtttatggAAGAAGCACTTCACTGATAGTAGTGCTGTAA
- the TARDBP gene encoding TAR DNA-binding protein 43 isoform X4, with the protein MSEYIRVTEDENDEPIEIPSEDDGTVLLSTVTAQFPGACGLRYRNPVSQCMRGVRLVEGILHAPEAGWGNLVYVVNYPKDNKRKMDETDASSAVKVKRAVQKTSDLIVLGLPWKTTEQDLKEYFSTFGEVLMVQVKKDLKTGHSKGFGFVRFTEYETQVKVMSQRHMIDGRWCDCKLPNSKQSPDEPLRSRKVFVGRCTEDMTADELQQFFCQYGEVVDVFIPKPFRAFAFVTFADDQVAQSLCGEDLIIKGISVHISNAEPKHNSNRQLERSGRFGGNPVHLISNVYGRSTSLIVVL; encoded by the exons ATGTCTGAATATATTCGGGTAACCGAAGATGAGAACGACGAGCCCATTGAAATACCCTCAGAAGACGACGGGACCGTGCTGCTGTCCACGGTGACAGCCCAGTTTCCAGGGGCCTGTGGGCTGCGCTACAGGAATCCAGTGTCTCAGTGTATGAGAGGCGTCCGGTTGGTGGAAGGAATTCTGCACGCCCCCGAAGCCGGCTGGGGAAATCTGGTATATGTTGTCAACTATCCCAAAG ataacaaaagaaaaatggacgAGACGGATGCTTCTTCAGCAGTGAAAGTGAAAAGAGCTGTCCAGAAAACATCTGATTTAATAGTGTTGGGTCTCCCGTGGAAAACGACTGAACAGGatctaaaagaatattttagtaCCTTTGGAGAGGTTCTTATGGTTCAG gtCAAGAAAGATCTTAAAACTGGTCATTCAAAGGGGTTTGGTTTTGTTCGTTTTACGGAATATGAAACCCAGGTGAAAGTAATGTCACAGCGACATATGATAGATGGACGATGGTGTGACTGTAAACTTCCTAATTCTAAG CAAAGCCCAGATGAGCCTTTGAGAAGCAGGAAGGTGTTCGTTGGGCGCTGTACAGAGGACATGACCGCCGATGAGCTGCAGCAGTTTTTTTGCCAGTATGGAGAAGTGGTAGACGTCTTCATTCCCAAACCGTTCAGGGCTTTTGCCTTCGTTACGTTTGCAGACGATCAG GTTGCCCAGTCTCTTTGTGGAGAGGACTTGATCATTAAAGGAATCAGCGTCCATATATCCAATGCTGAACCTAAGCACAATAGCAATAGACAGTTAGAAAGAAGTGGAAGATTTGGTGGTAATCCAG TTCAtctcatttcaaatgtttatggAAGAAGCACTTCACTGATAGTAGTGCTGTAA